The proteins below come from a single Miscanthus floridulus cultivar M001 chromosome 1, ASM1932011v1, whole genome shotgun sequence genomic window:
- the LOC136472918 gene encoding pyruvate kinase isozyme A, chloroplastic-like, whose translation MAASARTTSSFPYLVAASSPAAHRHGARHRIRASVGEAAMDVVSEAELREKGFMGMRKTKLVCTVGPACVEALPALARGGMGVARVNLCHGGREWHRAAMRAVRRLNEEDGFCVSLMVDTEGSQLLVADHGGATSVKAEDGSEWIFTNRRADEAHQFTMHVNFDKFSEGILVGDELVIDGGMATFEVTEKIGNDLRCKCTDPGLLLPRAKLSFWRNGKLVQRNFGLPTLSTKDWADIEFGIAEGVDCIALSFVNDANDIKQLKAYLSRRSLEHIKVFAKIESLESLKNLKDIIEASDGVMVARGDLGVQIPLEQIPAIQEWIVKLCRHLNKPVIVASQLLESMVEYPTPTRAEVADVSEAVRQYADAVMLSAESAIGAYPQKALSVLRAASERMESWSREENMQKLLPQHQLAIALPDRISEQICNCAVEMANNLAVDAIFVYTKHGHMASLLSRNRPNPPIFAFTDNANSRKSMNLYWGVIPLHIPLSNSMEDNFNKTISLMKSKGSVKPGDTVLVVSDSDLNRPCAATSVFQSIQVRLVE comes from the exons ATGGCCGCCTCCGCCAGGACTACTAGCTCGTTCCCCTACCTAGTCGCCGCCTCCTCCCCCGCGGCCCACCGCCACGGGGCCAGACACCGGATCCGCGCCTCGGTGGGGGAGGCGGCGATGGACGTGGTGTCGGAGGCGGAGCTGCGGGAGAAAGGGTTCATGGGGATGAGGAAGACGAAGCTGGTGTGCACGGTGGGGCCCGCCTGCGTCGAGGCGCTGCCGGCGCTGGCGCGCGGCGGGATGGGCGTGGCGCGGGTCAACCTCTGCCACGGTGGCCGCGAGTGGCACCGCGCCGCCATGCGCGCCGTGCGGAGGCTCAACGAGGAGGACGGCTTCTGCGTTTCTCTTATGGTCGACACCGAGGGCTCCCAGCTCCTCGTCGCGGACCACGGAGGCGCCACCTCAGTCAAGGCCGAG GATGGGTCAGAGTGGATATTTACAAACAGAAGAGCTGATGAAGCCCATCAGTTCACAATGCATGTGAATTTTGATAAGTTTTCTGAAG GCATTTTGGTTGGTGACGAGCTTGTAATAGACGGTGGAATGGCAACATTTGAAGTTACTGAGAAAATAGGAAATGATTTGCGCTGTAAGTGCACGGACCCAGGTTTGCTTCTTCCTCGAGCCAAGTTGTCATTCTGGAGGAATGGAAAATTAGTTCAAAGGAACTTTGGCCTTCCTACGTTGTCAACAAAG GATTGGGCAGACATCGAATTTGGGATAGCTGAAGGAGTTGATTGCATTGCTCTATCATTTGTAAATGATGCTAATGATATAAAGCAGTTGAAGGCTTACCTCTCTAGAAGATCATTAGA GCACATCAAAGTATTTGCAAAGATTGAGAGTCTAGAATCTCTCAAGAACCTGAAAGACATCATAGAAGCATCTGATGGAGTTATGGTAGCACGAGGGGATCTTGGAGTTCAGATTCCTCTAGAACAAATCCCAGCCATTCAAGAGTGGATTGTTAAACTATGTAGACACCTGAACAAGCCTGTGATAGTTGCTTCTCAGCTTCTCGAATCAATGGTTGAATACCCAACACCAACTCGAGCAGAG GTGGCCGATGTTTCTGAAGCAGTGCGGCAATATGCAGACGCTGTGATGCTATCAGCAGAGTCAGCTATAGGTGCATATCCCCAGAAAGCACTATCTGTACTTCGTGCTGCCAGTGAGAGGATGGAATCATGGAGCCGTGAGGAAAACATGCAGAAACTTCTTCCACAACATCAGCTTGCAATTGCTCTGCCTGACCGGATCTCAGAGCAAATTTGCAACTGTGCTGTAGAAATGG CAAACAACCTTGCTGTGGATGCCATATTTGTTTACACAAAGCATGGTCACATGGCATCACTTCTATCACGCAACCGGCCCAACCCCCCCATATTTGCATTCACTGATAATGCCAATTCAAGAAAGAGCATGAACCTCTACTGGGGAGTGATTCCGCTTCATATACCATTGTCAAACAGCATGGAAGATAACTTTAATAAAACCATCAGCCTGATGAAGTCAAAGGGTTCTGTGAAACCTGGAGATACGGTCTTGGTGGTATCAGACTCTGATCTAAACCGACCTTGTGCTGCCACCTCGGTGTTCCAATCCATTCAGGTCCGGTTAGTGGAGTAG